A region from the Engraulis encrasicolus isolate BLACKSEA-1 chromosome 18, IST_EnEncr_1.0, whole genome shotgun sequence genome encodes:
- the six1b gene encoding homeobox protein six1b, giving the protein MSMLPSFGFTQEQVACVCEVLQQGGNLERLGRFLWSLPACDHLHKNESVLKAKAVVAFHRGNFRELYKILESHQFSPHNHPKLQQLWLKAHYIEAEKLRGRPLGAVGKYRVRRKFPLPRTIWDGEETSYCFKEKSRGVLREWYTHNPYPSPREKRELAEATGLTTTQVSNWFKNRRQRDRAAEAKERENSENNNSGANKQNQLSPLDGGKSLMSSSEDEFSPPQSPDQNNVLLLQGNMSHPGASAYPMAGLGAAQSVHGMQGHPHQLQDSLLGPLTSSLVDLGS; this is encoded by the exons ATGTCAATGTTGCCCTCTTTCGGATTCACCCAGGAGCAAGTAGCGTGCGTATGTGAGGTGCTTCAGCAAGGGGGGAACCTCGAGAGGCTGGGCCGCTTCCTCTGGTCGCTGCCTGCTTGCGACCACCTCCACAAAAACGAGAGCGTCCTGAAAGCCAAAGCCGTCGTCGCTTTCCACCGGGGGAACTTCCGAGAGCTCTACAAGATACTCGAGAGCCACCAGTTCTCGCCGCACAACCATCCCAAACTGCAACAGCTATGGCTGAAGGCCCACTACATCGAGGCTGAGAAACTGAGGGGACGGCCACTGGGCGCCGTGGGGAAATACCGGGTGCGGAGGAAATTCCCTTTGCCACGTACTATCTGGGATGGCGAAGAGACCAGCTACTGCTTCAAGGAGAAGTCCCGGGGCGTCCTGCGGGAATGGTACACCCACAACCCCTACCCCTCTCCTCGGGAGAAACGAGAGTTGGCAGAGGCTACCGGGTTGACCACCACTCAAGTCAGCAACTGGTTCAAAAACAGGAGGCAGAGAGACCGAGCAGCAGAGGCGAAAGAAAG AGAGAACAGCGAGAACAACAACTCCGGCGCCAACAAACAGAACCAGCTGTCACCGCTGGACGGCGGGAAGTCCCTGATGTCCAGCTCGGAAGACGAGTTTTCACCCCCGCAGAGCCCCGACCAGAACAACGTGCTTCTACTCCAGGGTAACATGAGTCACCCCGGGGCGTCCGCTTACCCTATGGCCGGCCTCGGCGCCGCTCAGTCGGTGCACGGAATGCAGGGACATCCACACCAGCTTCAGGACTCTTTGCTTGGACCTTTAACGTCGAGCCTGGTGGATCTCGGTTCTTAA